Proteins from a single region of Punica granatum isolate Tunisia-2019 chromosome 8, ASM765513v2, whole genome shotgun sequence:
- the LOC116188698 gene encoding uncharacterized protein LOC116188698, whose amino-acid sequence MGSRNDHEVGEEENLEVYDDDRQEDQFEYEGTEHFDSGVYWDEERIFNDNAEGHLGEQEEHLGNQSDSENEEQVVVRISPTAADMVISSDEEEGYISEELVDKCISDDDKGEEEKAKYPEFDEKAIFEDIQLQLNMLFPNLTVFKKAVTDYNIAIGRVFKFVKNDNERVRAKCRSEGCKWEIFCSWSNDVKTFKIKKFVEPHTCARGFKNKQANKKWLAAQLVDELRSYPTMSAHDAFEWFKRCRGIHVDDYQIYRAMKLARKIGFKAGCRPLIGLDGCFLKGYYGGQLLSAVAQDGNQHFYVISVAVVGQESRDTWSWFLTNLLGDIGQYSDNGWNFISNQQKGLKLALEELCPGAPHRNCVLHIWRNFYSNFKNMDLTKQLWKCARSTTMVEFEHNMMVMKRMNEAAWAWLKRFNPDAWTKAGFSDYPKNDNLLNNTCEQFNSKIVKFRGKPIITMLEEIRCYLMGKMNKHRVRANSFVGPICPVAQSRLEKSRKDSSYWTPEWVGDADGYKFQVWKRPQCKVVDLGAATCSCRMWQLTGIPCAHAIACMAYNNLEPEKYVHSWYSTERWRATYVPYIEPITGESDWHRTELPPIKPPAFKRPSGRPKQRRRQSEGEASTSSNSSKATRKYGEIHCSRCGKTGHNIRRCMNEATNDAPDKRGNRRTSRGPNASDAQVEAPSGPSRPIIGSQDSIILGPSVPVSVGSIRSASHSSAQVD is encoded by the exons ATGGGGAGCAG GAATGATCATGAGGTTGGTGAGGAGGAAAATCTTGAAGTATATGATGATGATAGGCAGGAGGATCAGTTTGAGTATGAAGGTACTGAACATTTTGATTCAGGAGTTTATTGGGATGAAGAACGTATATTTAATGACAATGCTGAAGGTCATTTGGGTGAACAAGAAGAGCATCTTGGTAATCAATCAGATTCTGAAAATGAGGAGCAGGTAGTTGTCAGAATATCACCAACAGCAGCGGATATGGTTATCTCCAGTGATGAAGAGGAAGGATATATTTCGGAAGAGTTAGTGGACAAGTGTATTTCTGATGACGACAAAGGTGAAGAGGAGAAGGCAAAGTACCCCGAGTTTGATGAGAAGGCCATATTTGAGGACATTCAATTACAGTTAAACATGTTATTCCCAAACTTGACTGTGTTCAAGAAAGCTGTGACAGATTATAATATTGCAATAGGAAGGGTGTTCAAGTTTGTGAAGAATGATAATGAAAGGGTTAGGGCAAAGTGTAGATCAGAAGGGTGCAAATGGGAGATCTTCTGTTCTTGGAGTAATGATGTGAAAACTTTCAAAATAAAGAAGTTCGTGGAGCCACATACTTGTGCTCGAGGGTTCAAAAACAAGCAAGCTAATAAGAAGTGGTTGGCTGCTCAACTTGTTGATGAATTAAGATCATACCCGACAATGTCAGCACATGATGCTTTTGAGTGGTTTAAAAGGTGTAGAGGTATTCATGTAGATGACTATCAGATATACAGAGCAATGAAGTTGGCGAGAAAAATT GGGTTTAAAGCAGGATGCAGGCCCTTGATTGGGCTAGATGGGTGTTTTCTGAAGGGATATTACGGAGGACAGTTACTGTCTGCTGTTGCTCAAGATGGCAATCAACATTTTTATGTGATTTCAGTAGCTGTTGTTGGGCAAGAAAGTAGGGATACATGGAGTTGGTTTTTGACAAATTTGCTTGGTGATATTGGACAGTACAGTGACAATGGGTGGAactttatatcaaatcaacaAAAG GGTTTGAAATTGGCTTTGGAGGAATTATGTCCTGGTGCTCCACATAGAAATTGTGTATTGCACATATGGAGGAACTTCTACAGCAACTTCAAGAACATGGACCTAACCAAGCAATTGTGGAAATGTGCAAGAAGTACCACAATGGTGGAATTTGAACATAATATGATGGTAATGAAGAGAATGAATGAGGCTGCATGGGCATGGCTGAAGAGATTTAATCCCGACGCTTGGACGAAAGCTGGATTTAGTGATTATCCAAAGAATGATAATCTACTAAATAATACTTGTGAGCAGTTTAACTCGAAGATTGTGAAGTTCAGAGGTAAACCAATCATTACGATGCTTGAAGAGATTAGATGTTAtttgatggggaagatgaataAGCACAGAGTGAGGGCAAATAGCTTTGTGGGTCCAATTTGTCCAGTAGCGCAGAGTAGGCTAGAGAAGTCTAGAAAAGACAGTTCATATTGGACCCCTGAATGGGTTGGTGATGCTGATGGTTACAAATTTCAAGTATGGAAAAGGCCCCAATGTAAGGTGGTAGATTTAGGTGCTGCAACTTGCAGTTGTAGAATGTGGCAGTTAACTGGGATACCATGTGCACATGCTATTGCTTGCATGGCTTACAATAATTTGGAGCCCGAGAAGTATGTTCACTCATGGTATTCAACTGAACGATGGAGAGCCACTTATGTCCCTTACATTGAACCAATTACCGGTGAAAGTGACTGGCACCGCACTGAACTACCACCAATTAAACCACCAGCATTTAAAAGACCGTCTGGAAGGCCTAAGCAAAGGAGAAGGCAATCTGAGGGTGAGGCAAGTACTTCTAGCAACTCCTCCAAGGCAACAAGAAAGTATGGTGAGATTCACTGTTCTAGATGTGGAAAGACTGGGCACAACATTAGACGATGTATGAATGAAGCCACTAATGATGCTCCAGATAAGAGGGGAAACAGAAGAACATCCAGAGGTCCTAATGCATCTGATGCACAG GTTGAAGCCCCCTCAGGCCCTTCAAGGCCTATTATAGGTTCTCAAGACTCCATCATTCTCGGGCCTAGCGTACCTGTTTCAGTGGGATCCATTCGATCAGCTTCACATTCCTCTGCTCAGGTTGATTGA